In a genomic window of Methylobacter sp. YRD-M1:
- the dnaG gene encoding DNA primase: MSGRIPREFIDELLVRVDIVDLIDSHVPLKKTGANYVARCPFHTEKTPSFSVNRKKQFFHCFGCGASGNAISFLMDFNHLNFVEAVEDLATFVGVDVPRESVSSQSGQKQNKEDLRSLYQVMEDVAAFYVEQLRIHAQGRKAVDYLKARGVSGQVARDFMLGYAPDEWAALTDRFNQKLLLEAGLLVSNESGQVYDRFRDRVMFPIRDRRGRIVGFGGRVLDDSLPKYLNSPETSLFHKSREVYGLYELLKKNSKPERILIVEGYMDVIALAQFGINYAVAALGTAASQAHFDLLFRFSSELVFCFDGDKAGRQAAWRAMEPAFSSLRDGRLIRIMLLPQGQDPDSLIRLEGVDKFSERVQMAATLSDYFFGHFAEELNLSEMEGRAQLIGKAKPYLERLPEGVFREMMFARLKQLSGFSALDVSINATTLRPAKENNKREGQRGRLSLARVAIALLIQNPRLVEVVGQREIDWCGLEFPGIDLFKSVLRMILDKQPANAAVLVESYRGAAEEKSVKALAFLDLLVPDEGVETMFCDALDRLLDQARKASIDRLLAKAKVNGLSAQEKEVLRKMLASK; encoded by the coding sequence ATGTCCGGTAGGATTCCTCGCGAGTTTATTGATGAGCTTTTAGTGCGGGTTGATATCGTCGATTTAATCGATTCGCACGTTCCTCTAAAAAAAACGGGTGCTAATTATGTTGCCCGCTGTCCTTTTCATACTGAAAAAACTCCCAGTTTTTCTGTAAATCGCAAAAAGCAATTTTTTCATTGCTTTGGCTGCGGAGCTAGTGGTAATGCCATTAGTTTTTTGATGGATTTTAATCATCTTAATTTTGTCGAAGCGGTTGAGGATTTGGCCACCTTTGTCGGTGTTGATGTGCCTCGGGAATCAGTGAGCTCTCAATCTGGGCAAAAGCAAAATAAAGAAGATTTGCGCAGTCTGTACCAGGTTATGGAGGATGTGGCGGCTTTTTATGTGGAGCAGCTGCGCATTCATGCTCAGGGAAGAAAAGCTGTTGACTATTTAAAGGCGCGAGGAGTCAGTGGTCAGGTTGCCCGTGATTTTATGCTGGGTTATGCGCCCGACGAATGGGCAGCCTTGACTGATCGGTTTAATCAGAAGTTGCTATTGGAAGCTGGTTTGCTGGTCAGTAACGAGAGCGGGCAGGTTTATGATCGGTTTCGTGATCGGGTTATGTTTCCTATTCGAGACAGGCGAGGCCGCATTGTCGGTTTTGGTGGGCGGGTGCTTGATGACTCTTTGCCCAAGTACTTGAATTCTCCAGAAACATCCCTATTTCATAAAAGTCGGGAAGTTTATGGTCTGTACGAGCTTCTGAAAAAGAATTCGAAACCAGAACGGATTTTGATTGTCGAGGGTTATATGGATGTTATCGCCTTGGCTCAGTTTGGAATTAATTACGCAGTGGCGGCGTTAGGGACAGCGGCATCGCAAGCGCATTTTGATCTGTTGTTCCGGTTTTCTTCGGAGTTGGTATTTTGCTTTGATGGTGATAAAGCGGGTCGTCAGGCGGCGTGGCGCGCTATGGAGCCGGCTTTTTCCAGTTTGAGGGATGGTCGGTTGATACGCATCATGTTGTTGCCGCAGGGTCAGGATCCCGATTCATTAATCCGTCTGGAGGGAGTGGATAAGTTTTCAGAGCGTGTGCAGATGGCTGCGACTTTGTCGGACTATTTTTTCGGGCATTTTGCAGAAGAGTTGAATTTATCCGAAATGGAAGGGCGTGCGCAATTGATTGGCAAGGCTAAGCCGTATCTGGAGAGGTTGCCGGAAGGTGTATTCCGGGAAATGATGTTTGCGCGGCTTAAGCAATTATCGGGCTTTTCAGCGCTGGATGTTTCAATAAATGCGACTACACTTAGACCAGCAAAGGAAAATAATAAGCGCGAGGGGCAACGTGGGCGGTTATCGTTGGCGCGCGTGGCAATAGCTTTGTTGATTCAGAATCCTAGGTTGGTTGAAGTTGTTGGGCAAAGGGAAATTGATTGGTGTGGATTGGAGTTTCCCGGTATCGATCTGTTTAAGAGTGTGCTGCGCATGATTCTTGATAAGCAGCCGGCGAATGCTGCTGTTTTGGTTGAGTCCTATCGTGGTGCCGCCGAAGAGAAATCGGTTAAGGCGCTGGCGTTCTTAGATCTATTGGTTCCGGATGAAGGTGTGGAGACGATGTTTTGTGATGCGTTGGATCGGTTGCTTGATCAGGCGCGAAAAGCAAGCATCGATAGGTTATTGGCCAAAGCGAAAGTCAATGGATTGAGTGCGCAGGAAAAAGAGGTGTTGCGTAAAATGTTGGCAAGTAAATAA
- the ahcY gene encoding adenosylhomocysteinase — translation MSLPDYKVADIALAEWGRKEINIAETEMPGLMALREEYGLEQPLKGARIAGCLHMTIQTAVLIETLIALGAEVRWSSCNIFSTQDHAAAAIAVAGIPVFAWKGETEAEFEWCIEQTIEGPSGWRPNMILDDGGDLTFMMHEKYLELMSGVKGLSEETTTGVLRLYEMMAKGTLKVPAFNVNDSVTKSKFDNLYGCRESLVDGIKRATDVMVAGKIAVVCGYGDVGKGCAQSLRGLGATVWVTEIDPICALQAAMEGYRVVTMEDAAPVANIFVTATGNVNVITHSHMTAMKDQAIVCNIGHFDSEIDIASLRQYTWENIKPQVDHVIFPDGKRLIVLAEGRLVNLGCATGHPSFVMSNSFCNQVLAQIELWKNADQYENKVYILPKKLDEKVAAAHLKQLGVKLTRLTDEQARYISVSVDGPYKADHYRY, via the coding sequence ATGAGCTTACCAGATTATAAAGTTGCCGATATCGCTTTGGCAGAATGGGGCCGCAAAGAAATCAACATTGCTGAAACAGAAATGCCCGGATTGATGGCATTGCGGGAAGAATATGGTCTGGAGCAACCGCTAAAAGGTGCGCGTATCGCCGGCTGTTTGCATATGACCATTCAAACGGCGGTATTGATTGAAACCTTGATTGCTTTAGGCGCGGAAGTTCGCTGGTCGTCGTGCAATATTTTTTCGACCCAGGATCATGCGGCAGCGGCGATAGCTGTGGCCGGTATTCCTGTTTTTGCCTGGAAAGGCGAAACGGAAGCTGAATTTGAATGGTGTATTGAGCAGACTATTGAAGGGCCTAGCGGCTGGCGTCCGAATATGATTTTGGACGACGGCGGTGATTTGACTTTCATGATGCATGAAAAATACCTTGAATTGATGTCAGGCGTTAAAGGTCTATCGGAAGAGACGACCACCGGTGTACTGCGACTTTACGAAATGATGGCCAAAGGTACGTTGAAAGTGCCTGCATTCAATGTCAATGACTCAGTGACCAAGTCAAAATTCGACAACCTGTACGGTTGCCGCGAATCATTGGTCGATGGCATCAAGCGCGCCACTGATGTGATGGTGGCCGGTAAAATTGCCGTAGTTTGCGGTTATGGCGATGTTGGAAAAGGTTGCGCGCAATCGTTGCGCGGCTTGGGCGCGACGGTCTGGGTGACTGAAATTGACCCGATTTGCGCATTGCAAGCGGCGATGGAAGGCTACCGCGTCGTAACCATGGAAGACGCAGCGCCTGTTGCTAATATTTTTGTGACCGCGACCGGTAATGTTAACGTTATTACCCATAGTCATATGACCGCGATGAAAGATCAGGCCATCGTATGTAATATTGGCCATTTCGATTCCGAGATTGATATCGCCTCATTGCGCCAATACACATGGGAAAACATTAAGCCACAGGTTGATCATGTCATTTTTCCTGATGGAAAGCGGTTGATTGTGCTGGCGGAAGGGCGGTTGGTGAACCTGGGCTGCGCGACGGGCCATCCGAGCTTTGTGATGTCCAATTCATTCTGCAACCAGGTTCTGGCTCAGATAGAGCTCTGGAAGAATGCAGATCAGTATGAAAACAAGGTTTATATTCTGCCCAAGAAACTCGATGAAAAAGTGGCGGCTGCGCATCTGAAGCAGTTGGGCGTCAAACTGACCCGTTTGACTGACGAGCAGGCCAGATATATCAGTGTTTCCGTTGATGGCCCGTATAAAGCCGATCATTATCGTTACTGA
- the metK gene encoding methionine adenosyltransferase, with protein MSNNFIFTSESVSEGHPDKVADQISDAVLDAILAQDPKARVACETLVKTGMVILAGEVTTDAWVDTEELVRKVVCGIGYDHGDIGFDGQSCAVLNAIGKQSPDIAMGVDESGDHEQGAGDQGLMFGYASNETDVLMPAPITYAHLLVKRQAEIRKNKTLPWLRPDAKSQITFRYENNKPVAIEAVVLSTQHSPEIGAKQLHEAVMDEIILPTLPKEWLHKGTKYFINPTGQFVIGGPVGDCGLTGRKIIVDTYGGMARHGGGAFSGKDPSKVDRSAAYMGRYVAKNIVAAELAERCEIQVSYAIGVAEPTSISVETFGTGKISEDRLVQIIRDNFDLRPKGLIAQLDLMRPIYQATASYGHFGRTEESFTWERTDKVDALREAAGL; from the coding sequence GTGAGCAATAATTTCATTTTTACATCAGAGTCAGTTTCAGAAGGCCATCCGGATAAGGTTGCGGATCAAATTTCAGATGCGGTATTGGATGCAATATTAGCGCAGGATCCTAAGGCTCGGGTTGCTTGTGAAACATTGGTAAAAACCGGCATGGTCATATTGGCTGGTGAAGTTACCACGGATGCTTGGGTTGATACCGAAGAGCTGGTGCGTAAAGTGGTTTGCGGAATCGGTTATGATCACGGCGATATCGGCTTTGATGGTCAAAGCTGTGCTGTCCTGAATGCGATCGGCAAACAGTCCCCTGATATCGCGATGGGCGTTGATGAGTCAGGCGATCATGAGCAGGGCGCAGGCGACCAGGGCTTGATGTTCGGTTATGCCAGCAATGAAACTGATGTTTTGATGCCGGCGCCGATTACTTATGCGCATCTGTTGGTAAAACGTCAGGCTGAAATTCGTAAAAACAAAACATTGCCTTGGCTGCGCCCTGATGCCAAAAGTCAGATTACATTCCGTTATGAAAACAACAAGCCGGTTGCAATAGAAGCGGTTGTTTTATCTACTCAGCACTCGCCCGAAATCGGCGCGAAACAGCTGCATGAAGCGGTCATGGATGAAATTATCCTGCCGACGCTGCCTAAAGAATGGCTGCATAAAGGCACCAAATACTTTATCAATCCAACCGGTCAGTTCGTTATCGGCGGTCCTGTCGGCGATTGCGGTCTGACAGGCCGTAAAATTATTGTTGATACCTATGGCGGTATGGCGAGACACGGCGGCGGTGCGTTCTCAGGTAAAGACCCGTCAAAAGTTGACCGTTCTGCGGCTTATATGGGCCGGTACGTGGCAAAGAACATTGTCGCGGCTGAGTTGGCAGAGCGTTGCGAAATTCAGGTATCCTACGCGATTGGCGTTGCCGAGCCGACTTCTATCAGCGTTGAAACATTCGGCACTGGCAAAATCAGTGAAGATCGATTGGTACAGATTATCCGCGACAATTTCGATCTGAGACCGAAAGGTTTGATTGCCCAGCTTGACCTGATGCGTCCCATTTATCAGGCGACTGCATCTTATGGGCACTTTGGCCGCACGGAAGAAAGTTTTACTTGGGAAAGAACCGACAAGGTGGATGCTTTGAGAGAAGCGGCTGGCCTTTAA
- the metF gene encoding methylenetetrahydrofolate reductase [NAD(P)H], which produces MQSQKKHPQLFSFEFYPPKSEEGAANLQVVHSKLAKLNPDFFSVTFGAGGSTREKTFESVIEIQSKGIAVAPHLSCVASTRENIREILKRYQDHGISKIVALRGDLPSGMLSAGEFRYANELVEFIRQETGDHFQIHVAAYPEVHPQAVNGDQDFKNFKRKVEAGANAAITQYFYNAEAYFYFIDQCEKNGIDIPIVPGIMPITNYSQLFRFSEMCGADIPRWMRKRLECFGDDRKAIQAFGIDVVTALCRRLLENGAPGLHFYTMNQAGPTLAICENLHIGQRAE; this is translated from the coding sequence ATGCAATCACAAAAAAAGCATCCACAGCTGTTCAGTTTTGAGTTCTATCCGCCCAAATCAGAAGAAGGCGCCGCAAACTTACAGGTGGTGCATAGCAAGCTGGCCAAGCTCAATCCGGACTTTTTTTCAGTCACCTTTGGCGCAGGCGGTTCAACTCGCGAAAAAACCTTCGAATCCGTTATCGAGATTCAATCTAAAGGAATTGCTGTAGCACCGCATTTATCCTGTGTGGCATCGACCAGAGAGAATATCCGCGAAATTCTGAAACGTTACCAGGATCATGGCATATCAAAAATCGTGGCCTTAAGAGGCGATCTGCCATCCGGAATGTTGTCAGCCGGTGAATTCCGGTATGCCAACGAACTGGTGGAGTTTATCCGGCAGGAAACCGGGGATCATTTTCAAATTCATGTGGCCGCCTATCCGGAAGTGCATCCTCAGGCTGTGAACGGCGACCAGGATTTTAAGAATTTCAAGCGCAAAGTCGAAGCCGGCGCCAACGCCGCCATTACGCAGTATTTTTATAACGCCGAAGCCTATTTTTATTTTATTGATCAATGCGAAAAAAACGGTATCGATATTCCTATCGTGCCCGGCATCATGCCGATTACCAATTATTCGCAGTTATTCAGGTTTTCAGAGATGTGCGGCGCCGACATCCCTCGCTGGATGAGAAAGCGGCTGGAATGTTTCGGCGATGATCGCAAGGCCATACAGGCTTTCGGTATTGATGTAGTGACGGCGCTTTGCCGGCGCTTGCTTGAAAATGGTGCGCCGGGGCTGCATTTTTATACGATGAATCAGGCCGGACCGACATTGGCCATCTGCGAAAATCTGCATATTGGGCAACGGGCTGAATAA
- a CDS encoding YajQ family cyclic di-GMP-binding protein, producing MPSFDIVSEFDKHEVTNAVDQANKEISTRFDFKGTDSSFELNDDKISMISESSFQLQQMFSILCSKLTRRGIDIACMDVADPKPSGKGMRQEITMKQGLDSALAKKIVKLIKDKKLKVQAAIQGDQVRVTGKKRDDLQEVIQMIRDEKIDMPLQFTNFRD from the coding sequence ATGCCTTCATTTGACATCGTTTCCGAATTTGACAAACACGAAGTTACAAATGCCGTAGATCAGGCCAATAAAGAGATCAGCACGCGTTTTGATTTTAAAGGCACAGATTCAAGCTTTGAATTAAATGATGACAAGATATCCATGATTTCTGAATCCTCGTTTCAGTTGCAGCAGATGTTCAGCATCCTCTGTTCCAAACTCACCCGGCGCGGCATAGACATTGCCTGCATGGATGTCGCCGATCCCAAACCCAGCGGCAAGGGTATGCGCCAGGAGATCACGATGAAACAAGGCCTTGATTCGGCATTAGCAAAAAAGATCGTTAAATTGATCAAGGACAAAAAACTGAAAGTCCAGGCCGCCATTCAGGGCGATCAGGTCAGGGTGACCGGCAAAAAAAGGGACGACCTGCAGGAAGTAATTCAGATGATCAGGGATGAAAAGATCGACATGCCGCTGCAGTTCACCAATTTCAGAGATTAA
- the rpoD gene encoding RNA polymerase sigma factor RpoD, producing MNQEQQQSQLKQLIAKGKIQGYLTYAEVNDHLPSDIVDPEQIEDIISMINDMGIQVYEVAPDEDSLITDSAAVTTDDEDAEEVAALASVDSEFGRTTDPVRMYMREMGSVELLTRDDELKIAKRIEEGQQQVVKAIARSCVVVDHFLQSFDAISGEEGGIRLADLISGFVDLSESEPLVSTSSAADDEETAVDDEAKGLDYEEVKLKVEELRKQLKTASAAIKKYGYSSDKTEQAFEALADLFMEFKWTPQYLKKLTAIIPDGVATVREQEKVIMDICVRHAKMPRKEFIALFTESEVSAEWFDRLLSDDNKYAAVLKEHEKDLRKVQKVLSDIEAEYGLTINGLKDINRRMSIGEAKARRAKKEMIEANLRLVISIAKKYTNRGLQFLDLIQEGNIGLMKAVDKFEYRRGYKFSTYATWWIRQAITRSIADQARTIRIPVHMIETINKLNRISRQILQEMGREATPEELAERMEMPEDKVRKVLKIAKEPISMETPIGDDEDSHLGDFIEDAKVLSPVESATIAGLRESTQNVLAGLTAREAKVLRMRFGINMNTDHTLEEVGKQFDVTRERIRQIEAKALRKLRHPSRSEQLRCFLDGE from the coding sequence ATGAATCAAGAACAGCAACAGTCCCAACTTAAACAACTGATAGCCAAAGGCAAGATTCAGGGCTATCTGACTTATGCCGAGGTTAATGATCACTTGCCTAGTGATATTGTCGACCCGGAACAGATTGAAGATATCATTAGCATGATTAATGATATGGGGATTCAAGTTTACGAAGTTGCGCCGGATGAAGATTCCCTGATCACCGATTCTGCGGCTGTTACTACCGATGACGAGGATGCCGAAGAAGTCGCGGCTTTAGCGTCTGTCGACAGCGAGTTTGGCAGAACTACGGACCCCGTGCGCATGTACATGCGTGAAATGGGCTCGGTTGAGCTGTTGACGCGTGATGATGAATTAAAAATCGCCAAGCGGATTGAAGAAGGTCAGCAGCAGGTTGTCAAGGCTATTGCCAGGTCTTGCGTTGTTGTTGATCACTTTTTGCAGTCATTTGATGCTATTTCCGGAGAAGAAGGCGGGATCAGGCTGGCTGATTTGATTTCAGGCTTTGTCGACTTAAGCGAGTCGGAGCCTTTGGTCAGTACATCATCTGCAGCTGATGATGAAGAAACGGCAGTCGACGACGAAGCAAAAGGTCTTGACTACGAAGAGGTCAAGTTAAAAGTAGAAGAACTCCGGAAGCAGCTTAAAACGGCTTCAGCAGCAATCAAAAAATACGGCTATTCAAGTGATAAAACAGAACAGGCCTTCGAAGCATTGGCTGATCTGTTCATGGAATTTAAGTGGACTCCGCAATATTTGAAAAAATTGACGGCCATTATTCCTGACGGCGTCGCCACTGTCCGCGAACAGGAAAAAGTGATTATGGATATTTGCGTCAGGCATGCCAAAATGCCGCGCAAAGAGTTCATTGCCCTATTTACCGAAAGCGAAGTGAGCGCGGAGTGGTTTGACCGGTTATTGAGCGACGATAATAAATATGCGGCAGTTCTGAAAGAGCACGAAAAAGACTTAAGAAAGGTCCAAAAAGTGCTGTCGGATATTGAGGCTGAGTATGGTCTGACTATTAATGGGTTGAAAGATATCAACCGACGCATGTCTATCGGTGAGGCCAAAGCCAGACGTGCGAAAAAAGAAATGATTGAAGCGAATTTAAGACTGGTTATTTCGATCGCTAAAAAATATACTAATCGCGGTCTGCAATTCCTGGATTTGATTCAGGAAGGTAATATCGGTTTAATGAAGGCGGTCGATAAATTTGAATACCGTCGCGGCTACAAGTTTTCAACCTATGCAACCTGGTGGATCAGGCAGGCGATTACCCGCTCCATCGCGGATCAGGCCAGAACGATCCGTATTCCAGTGCATATGATTGAAACGATCAATAAGTTAAACCGTATTTCCAGGCAGATTCTGCAGGAAATGGGGCGCGAAGCGACGCCGGAAGAGCTGGCGGAGCGTATGGAAATGCCGGAAGATAAAGTTCGTAAAGTATTGAAAATAGCCAAAGAACCTATTTCCATGGAAACACCGATAGGGGATGATGAAGATTCTCATTTGGGAGATTTCATAGAAGATGCTAAAGTATTGTCCCCGGTTGAGTCTGCTACAATTGCGGGATTGCGTGAATCAACACAAAATGTGCTGGCTGGATTGACGGCAAGAGAAGCCAAAGTTCTGCGCATGCGTTTTGGTATCAACATGAATACCGATCACACGTTGGAAGAAGTCGGCAAACAGTTTGATGTGACGCGTGAAAGAATTCGTCAGATTGAAGCCAAGGCGTTGAGAAAGCTCAGACATCCATCAAGGTCAGAGCAATTGAGATGCTTTTTGGATGGCGAATAG
- a CDS encoding CPBP family intramembrane glutamic endopeptidase has translation MIKSVYYALVPLIVLLGAIFLACLAGYLIVLGIGDQFPFGKIIKKAAQLFLVLSIFPAMVYFKFKKSDIGFAGKAVFFKQLLQGFGLGFVTLMPVVIVLYGLGVNVIDESQVWTASVLAKKMALSLLLALIISWIEEPLFRGILLTGLKRKISVIAAILISAIYYAMLHFIDSDTSITYQELTLASGFRLLGEAFANLLNPDILSALWALVMVGIFLGILRTEFKTSLGLCIGCHTSWVWQIKMSKSLFNTNFSSEYLYLVNRYYDGLIGPLVTGWLGLAIVGYLVYRRINKPTFINL, from the coding sequence ATGATCAAGTCTGTTTACTATGCGCTCGTACCACTGATAGTCCTGTTGGGAGCCATTTTTTTAGCCTGTCTGGCCGGTTACCTTATCGTATTGGGGATCGGCGATCAGTTTCCGTTCGGGAAAATAATCAAGAAAGCAGCGCAGCTATTTCTGGTGCTGAGCATTTTTCCGGCCATGGTCTACTTCAAATTCAAAAAGTCTGATATCGGCTTTGCCGGCAAAGCTGTTTTTTTTAAACAGCTGCTGCAGGGTTTCGGGCTCGGTTTTGTAACGCTGATGCCGGTAGTTATTGTGTTGTATGGGCTCGGTGTCAATGTGATCGATGAGAGCCAAGTCTGGACGGCTTCCGTGTTGGCCAAGAAAATGGCGCTGTCATTGCTGCTGGCGTTGATTATCTCTTGGATTGAAGAGCCGCTGTTCCGCGGCATACTGTTAACGGGGCTGAAGCGCAAAATATCAGTCATAGCGGCCATTCTGATCAGCGCCATCTATTATGCCATGCTGCATTTCATAGACAGCGACACTAGCATCACATACCAAGAGCTGACGCTAGCGAGCGGATTCAGACTGTTGGGAGAGGCGTTCGCCAATCTGTTGAATCCCGATATTTTGTCGGCGCTCTGGGCTCTGGTTATGGTCGGCATCTTTCTGGGCATTCTCAGGACGGAATTCAAGACCAGCCTGGGCCTGTGTATCGGCTGCCATACCAGTTGGGTCTGGCAGATCAAGATGAGCAAGAGCCTGTTCAACACCAATTTCAGCTCGGAGTATCTTTATCTGGTCAACAGGTATTATGATGGTCTGATAGGGCCTCTAGTGACTGGCTGGCTGGGCTTAGCGATAGTCGGTTATCTTGTTTACCGGCGGATAAACAAGCCCACATTCATTAATCTCTGA
- a CDS encoding adenosylmethionine--8-amino-7-oxononanoate transaminase, whose translation MTNRVVSDRDLSVLWHPCTQMKDHETFPIIPIKKGSGVWLEDFEGNRYLDAISSWWVNLFGHSNPAINAAIKEQLDTLEHVILAGFTHEAAVSLAEKLVEITPRGLSRCFYADNGSSAVEVALKMSFHYWRNLGQTQKTKFITLENSYHGETLGALAVGNVALYKETYGPLLMDVITVPGPDCYYREPGESWENYCIRRFSLMEAILERHADTTCAVIVEPLVQCAGNMRMYDPVYLKLLREACNKYNVHLIADEIAVGFGRTGSLFACEQAAITPDFICLSKGLTGGYLPLSAVLTTDQVYQAFYDDYQKLTAFLHSHSYTGNALACRASLATIAIFQQQNIIEKNKKLAEAMAKAAARFSEHPQVAEVRQTGMILAIELVKNKQTREPYPWQERRGLRVYQYALSKGVLLRPLGNVIYFMPPYVVTEDEIWLIADVAWAGIQLAVQD comes from the coding sequence ATGACTAACCGAGTAGTTTCCGATCGCGATTTATCGGTTTTGTGGCATCCGTGCACCCAGATGAAGGATCATGAAACGTTTCCGATTATTCCGATAAAAAAAGGCAGCGGTGTCTGGCTGGAAGATTTTGAAGGCAATCGTTATCTGGATGCGATCAGTTCCTGGTGGGTCAATCTATTCGGGCACTCCAACCCTGCCATCAATGCCGCGATAAAAGAGCAGCTTGATACGCTGGAGCATGTGATTCTTGCAGGCTTCACGCATGAAGCGGCCGTCAGTCTGGCGGAAAAGCTGGTCGAGATCACACCCCGGGGACTTAGCCGGTGTTTCTATGCCGATAACGGTTCCTCAGCCGTAGAGGTAGCGCTCAAAATGAGCTTCCACTACTGGCGCAATCTCGGCCAGACTCAAAAGACTAAATTCATCACGCTGGAAAACAGCTATCACGGCGAGACCCTGGGCGCTCTGGCGGTCGGTAATGTAGCGCTTTATAAGGAAACGTATGGCCCATTGCTGATGGACGTCATTACGGTTCCGGGGCCGGATTGTTATTACCGCGAGCCCGGCGAATCCTGGGAGAATTACTGCATACGCCGGTTTTCGCTCATGGAGGCGATACTTGAGCGGCATGCCGATACAACCTGTGCAGTCATTGTCGAGCCCTTGGTGCAGTGCGCCGGTAATATGCGCATGTATGATCCCGTCTACTTGAAATTGCTGCGTGAAGCCTGCAATAAATACAATGTGCATCTGATTGCTGATGAAATAGCGGTCGGATTTGGCCGGACAGGTTCTCTGTTCGCCTGTGAGCAGGCGGCAATCACGCCGGACTTTATCTGTCTGTCCAAGGGCTTGACCGGCGGGTATCTGCCCCTGTCGGCTGTTTTGACTACCGATCAGGTCTATCAGGCATTCTATGACGATTATCAGAAATTGACGGCTTTTCTGCATTCCCATAGTTATACCGGCAATGCCCTGGCTTGCAGGGCCAGCTTGGCAACCATAGCAATTTTCCAGCAGCAAAATATCATAGAGAAAAATAAAAAACTGGCTGAGGCAATGGCTAAGGCGGCGGCGCGCTTCAGCGAGCATCCGCAGGTGGCTGAAGTCAGGCAGACCGGCATGATACTGGCTATCGAACTGGTCAAAAACAAACAAACGCGGGAGCCCTACCCCTGGCAGGAGCGCCGCGGTTTACGGGTTTACCAGTATGCATTATCCAAGGGCGTCTTATTGAGGCCATTGGGCAATGTCATTTATTTTATGCCGCCCTATGTGGTGACCGAGGATGAAATTTGGCTGATAGCAGATGTGGCCTGGGCTGGCATACAACTAGCTGTTCAGGATTAA
- a CDS encoding 16S rRNA (uracil(1498)-N(3))-methyltransferase, giving the protein MRISRLYVPTDLAEGRQIMLDEDSAHYVRTVLRLKKDLQIILFNGDGGDYLCTLAEVSRKQVLIDVQQWLDRTVESPLTITFGLGISRGDRMDLAVQKAVELGVNAMTPLLTERCVVQFKGEKKQQRLQHWQKIVQHAAEQSGRTLLPELAEIEHLSDWVDKQSGLKVFLDPYAEASLADLKPEDMKVTLLSGPEGGFSDQEREFAKAAGFIPVRLGSRILRTETASLAALSTVQMLWGDFGSWK; this is encoded by the coding sequence ATGCGTATTTCACGATTATATGTGCCCACAGATCTGGCCGAAGGCCGGCAAATAATGCTTGATGAGGACAGCGCTCATTATGTCAGGACGGTTCTGCGGCTGAAAAAAGATTTGCAGATCATTTTGTTTAACGGCGACGGCGGCGATTATTTATGCACGCTGGCCGAAGTCAGCCGCAAGCAGGTGCTGATCGATGTGCAGCAATGGCTGGACCGCACTGTCGAGTCGCCGTTAACGATAACGTTCGGTTTAGGTATTTCGCGCGGCGATAGAATGGACCTTGCTGTTCAAAAGGCCGTTGAACTCGGCGTTAATGCCATGACGCCGTTGCTGACCGAACGCTGCGTCGTGCAATTCAAAGGCGAGAAAAAACAGCAGCGCTTACAGCATTGGCAAAAAATAGTGCAGCATGCTGCCGAGCAAAGCGGCAGAACGTTGCTGCCTGAATTGGCCGAGATTGAACATTTGTCGGATTGGGTGGATAAACAGAGCGGCTTGAAAGTTTTTCTGGATCCGTATGCCGAAGCATCTTTGGCCGATCTGAAGCCCGAAGATATGAAAGTCACGTTGCTGTCCGGCCCCGAAGGCGGTTTCTCTGATCAGGAGCGGGAGTTTGCGAAAGCGGCGGGCTTTATTCCGGTACGGTTAGGCAGTCGGATACTAAGAACAGAAACGGCTTCATTGGCCGCATTATCGACTGTGCAGATGCTGTGGGGCGATTTCGGTAGTTGGAAATGA